A region of the Nocardia higoensis genome:
CTGGCCGCGCCGTGGTGCGGCCGAATCGAGTTGGTGGACATCGGATTACGTCTGCCACCGGCGCAGCTGGCGGCGCTCTCGCCCGCGCGGGTGGGTGCGCGGTGGCCTGTGCCCGCCGCTACCGACGACAAATACACCCAGGGCGTCACCGGCGTCTGCGCGGGCAGCGCGACCTATCCCGGTGCGGCGGTGCTCTCGGTGGGAGGCGCGGTCGCGGCCACCTCCGGGATGGTGCGCTACGCCGGCAGCGCCACGGCACAAGTACTCGCGCGTTTCCCCGAGACGATCGCCACCGGAGACATCGCCACCACCGGCCGGGTGCAGTCCTGGGTGTTCGGCCCCGGCGCGGGCACCGACGCGGACGCGCGCCGACGGCTGGTCGAGATCCTCGCCACCGAGGTTCCGGTCGTGATCGACGCCGACGGCCTGACCCTGCTCGCGCGCGAACCCGAACTGCTGCGCGGCCGTACCGCACCCACCGTATTGACCCCGCACGCAGGTGAGTTCGCCCGGCTGACCGGACGCGAACCTGGCCCCGACCGCGTCGCCGCGGTCCGTGACCTCGCCGAGCGCTGGGAAGTCACCGTGCTGCTCAAGGGCCGCGCCACCCTGGTCGCCCAGCCGGGACAGCCGGTGCTGGTCAACGAAGCGGGCGGATCCTGGGCAGCGACGGCGGGTGCGGGCGACGTGCTCTCCGGAATCATCGGCGCGCTGCTGGCCGCCGGTCGTGATCCGGCCGAGGCCGCCGCGTCGGCAGCACGGGCCCACGCCCTCGCCGCTGCCCTGGCCGCCCACCAGCACGGCCCGGTCGGCGCGCCGGTCTCCGCCTCCCCACTGCTGGCACACGTGCCCGCCGCGATCGCGAACCTGCGTGCGCTCGCCGAAGGCGCGTCCGCGTGCCCCGAGTGATCAGCGGCGCCGTCGCCGGTGGGCCGTCTTTCGCCCCCGATCGACTGGTGCGGATCGGATCGATCAGGGCCGCAACGAGAATCGTTCGTGATTCTTTTCGGGAACATCCCTGTGACCTGCCTGTTCTCGATCCGGCGAGACGGGGTGCCCATAACTTTCGGGGCAACGAGTGGCAGGATCGGGGGCTGTGAGTGCCCAGGTGGAAACTGTCGTCGATCTCGACGCGATCGCCCATAACGTCCGAGTTCTGCGCGACCATGCCGGTGCCGCGGCACTGATGGCCGTGGTGAAGGCGGATGCCTACAACCACGGAGCGGTGGAGGTGGCACGCACGGCGCTGGCCGCGGGGGCTCGCGAACTGGGTGTGACGACGATTCCGGAGGCGCTGCGGTTGCGCGAGGCGGGGATCACCGCGCCGATCCTGTGCTGGCTGCACACCGAGGACACCGACTACGCCGCGGGAATCGCCGCCGACGTCGAGATCGCCGTGTCGAGCATGGCGCAGCTGCGGGCGGTCGCGGCGGCGGCGCGCACCGTGGGCCGAAGGGCCACGATCACTCTCAAGATCGACACCGGGCTCAATCGCAACGGCATCGCCGAGGCGGAGCTGCCCGCGACCCTGGCGGTGTCGAGCGAACTGGTCGAGGAGAAGGTGGTCCGGCTACGCGGGATGTTCTCCCATCTCGCCCACGCCGACGAACCCAAGCACGCCTTCCTCGACGAACAGCGCGAGCGGTTCGTCGCGGCGATCGCCACCGCCTCGGCGCACGGCCTGCGCCCGGAGGTGACCCATATCGCCAACTCGGCGGCGACCATGACTCGGCCGGATCTGCGCTTCGACATGGTGCGGCCCGGCATCGCCGTCTACGGATTGAGCCCGGTGCCCGAACTCGGCGACTTCGGTCTGCGCCCGGCCATGACGTTTCAAGCCTCGGTCGCGCAGGTGAAGCGGGTCGCCGCGGGCCAGGGTGTTTCCTACGGGCACCAGTGGACCGCCCCGCGCGACACCACCGTGGCGCTGGTGCCCGCCGGGTACGCCGACGGCGTGTTCCGGCTGCTCAGCGGACATTTCGACGTGTGGCTGGGCGGTGCTCGCCGCCCCAATGTGGGCCGGGTCTGCATGGATCAGTTCATCGTCGATCTCGGGGAGAACGAGGCCGGGGTGAAAGAGGGCGACACCGCCGTGCTGTTCGGTGCGGGCGCGGGGGTGCCCAGCGCCCAGGAGTGGGCGGATCGGCTCGGCACCATTCACTACGAGGTGGTCTGCGCGCCACGTGGGCGGGTGAGCCGACGTCACATCGGAGCCGGTTCGTGAAGTGTGTCGAATCGGTTGCCGACCGGTCGGGTGCTGTGCTGGACTCGGAATCAGTCTGCTGAGGGGATGCATCCGATGAGGTCACGACGCTCCGTTGTCGGACGCGGAGGATTGGCCGCCGCCATCATGGTCGGTGCGCTCGCCGGGGCGCACGCGCTGCGCCGGGCGGGTCAGTGGGTGCTGCATTCGCGGCTCCCCGACGACTATGAGAACGAGGATTTCGCCCTGTTCGACAGCGATCCGGCGAGCTGGGTCAGGACCGCCGACGGCGTGCGGCTCGCGGTGCGCACCCACGGGCACGAAAACGCCGCGGCCACCGTCATATTCGTGCACGGCTTCTGCAACACGATGGATTCGTTCCACTTCCAGCGCCGTGACCTGCCCCGACGCTGGGGGCCGGATGTGCGGCTGGTCTTCTTCGACCAGCGCGGGCACGGTCACTCCGGGGTGCCCGCGGCGGGCACCTGCACTGTCGGGCGGTTGGGTCGCGACTTGGGCGCGGTGATCGAGAAGGTCGCGCCGAGCGGGCCGGTGGTGCTGGTGGGCCATTCGCTCGGCGGCATGGCGGTGCTCGCCGCCGCGTCCCGGTTCCCGGAGCTGTTCACCACCCGGATCCGCGCGGTCGCGTTGATCTCCACGACGGCGGCCGAGGTGACCTCGATGGGGGTGACCCAGCTGCTGCGTAATCCGGCGATCGACGGCTTCCGGCTGTTCGCGCACCTCGCCCCCGCGCTCGTGCAGGCAGGACGCACCACCGCGCGGCACGTGATCACCCCGCTGCTGCACGTCACCTCCTTCCACGGCCCGGTCAGTCCGGCGCTGTCGCGATTCACCACCCGGATGATCGACCGCACCTCGATCGACACGATCGTGAAGTTCCTCGATTCCATCCGCCTGCACGACGAATCGGCCGCATTGCCCGCGCTGGCCGACACCCCCGTGCTGGTGCTCGGCGGCAGCAACGACGTGGTGATCCCGTTCGGTCACTCGCGCCTGCTGGCCGAGGCGCTGCCCGACAGCGAACTGGTCCGGGTCCGTGACGCCGCGCACATGCCGCACCTGCAACACCCCGACCAGGTGAACGACGCGCTCGACGACCTGTTGGTTCGCGCCGGGATCTTCGACGAGGACATGCGGCTTCGGCAGGGCAGCTGACCTCGCACGCGCCCGGGCCGGTTCCGCAGGCGGACACGGGGACCGCCGAAGGGCGCCCGAGGACACCGGTAGGCTCGACGCCGGCGGCGACCCACGGCGGGTCGCCCGTGTCGACATCGAGGACGGGAACGGAGAGCAGCCGTGACAGAGCGGCACGAACGCAACCTGCCGACCGTCGCCGATACCGAGGCGCTGGGCCGTGAACTCGCCGCCGATCTCTCGGCGGGCGATCTCGTGGTACTCGACGGTCCCCTCGGCGCGGGTAAGACCGCGCTCACCCGGGGCATCGCCGCGGGGCTCGGCGTACAGGGAAGGGTGAGTTCCCCCACCTTCATCATCGCCCGGCTGCACCGCGCCGGTGCGCGTGCGGGCGCCCCGCCGGTGCCGCTGGTACACGTGGACGCCTACCGGCTCGGCGGCGACCTCGACGAGTTGGACGCGCTGGATCTGGATACCGAACTGCATCAGGCGGTGGTGGTCGTGGAATGGGGGCGCGGCGTGGTCGAGCATCTGAGCGAACGTCATCTGCGGGTGGAACTGCGCAGGGAACCGGATTCGGAGGTGCGTACCGCGGTCTGGGAGTGGATCGGCTGACCGGGCGGGCGCCGCCGAGGACGCCCCGGCTCGCCGGTCTTCCGCCACAGCCCGATGCTGCGCGAAGACGCGAGCTACCACCCGGTATCGTGGGGTCAATCATGCTTGTACTCGCCGTCGACACCGCGACCCCCGCCGTCACCGCGGGACTGGTGGAACTGGGACAGGCCGCGGACGGTTCGGCCGACGCGGCCGGGTCACGCACACTGGCCTCGCGGATCACCGTCGACGCGCGCGCCCACGCCGAGGTACTCACCCCGCAGATCCTCCAATGTCTCGACGAGGCACGACGTTCCAGGACCGATATCGAGGCCGTCGTCGTCGGCATCGGCCCCGGCCCGTTCACCGGGCTGCGCGTGGGGATGGCCACCGCGGCGGCGTTCGGTGACGCGCTCGGCCTCCCGGTGCACGGGGTGTGCAGTCTCGACGCGATCGCCGCCGATGTGGCCGAAGCGGCCGATCTGCCCGCCGCTCGGGAACTTCTGGTGGTCACCGACGCGCGCCGACGCGAGGTGTACTGGGCCCGCTACCGTGACGGAGTTCGCATCGACGGGCCCGGGGTGATCAAGCCCGCCGACCTCGACCACGAAGGCGCCGGTGCGGTCGCGGGATCCGCTTCGCACGTCGACTACTTCGATCTGCCGGTGATCCCGGTGGAGACGCCCTCGCCGGCCGGACTGGTCCGCGTCGCCGCCGACCGGCTGCTCGCGGGTGCGGCGCCCGATCCGTTGACACCGTTGTATCTGCGTAGGCCCGACGCCGTCGAGAAGGCCTTCCGCACGCTCGACCGGACGGGAGCGTGACGGTGACCGAATCACCGGGCGGCGACGCCGACCTCAGCGTTCCCGACCTCAGCGTTCCCGGCATCGCTGCTCCCGATCTCGCTGTTCCCGGCCTCGGCGCCGCGGGCATCAGCATCGTGCCGATGACCGAGGCCGACATCGCGCGTTGTGTCGAGCTCGAGCACCTGCTCTTCCCCGAGGACGATCCCTGGCAGGCGGTGTCCTTCCACTCCGAGCTCGCCGGAGCGCACAACCGCTACATCACCGCCCGCGACAGCACCGGCCGGATGGTTGGGTACGCGGGCATCGCCCTGCTCGGCGACGGCGAACATCCCGAAGCCGAAGTGCACACCATCGGAGTCGATCCCGACTGCCATCGCGGCGGCATCGGCACCCTGCTGCTCAACGCGCTGCTTGCCGAGGCGGGCAAACGCGGCGGCCCGGTGTTCTTGGAGGTGCGTACCGACAACGCGCCGGCCATCGCGCTCTACGCCAAGCACGGATTCCACATCATCGGCTTGCGCAAGAACTACTACCACCCCAGCGGCGCCGACGCCTACACCATGCGCAGGCCGGAACTCACCGCGCAGGGCCGGGAATGGCGCGCGAGCCAGACCGACGAGGTGTTGTCGTGATCGTCATGGGTATCGAATCCTCCTGCGACGAAACCGGGGTGGGCATCGTCCGGCGGCATCCGGACGGCAGTTGCGAACTGCTCGCCGACGAGGTCGCTTCCAGCGTCGATCAGCACGCCCGCTTCGGCGGCGTGGTACCTGAGATCGCCTCACGCGCCCACCTGGAGGCGATCGTGCCCGCGATGCGGCGCGCACTGTCGGCGGCGGGCATAGTCGCGCCGGACGCACTGGCGGTCACCATCGGCCCCGGTCTGGCCGGTGCGCTGCTGGTAGGCGTCGCGGCCGCGAAAGCCTATGCGGCGGCGTGGGATGTGCCGTTCTACGCGCTCAATCATCTCGGCGGCCATGTGGCCGTGGACACCCTCGAACACGGTCCGATGCCACCGTGCGTGGCGCTGCTGGTCTCCGGCGGCCACACCCACCTGCTGCACGTGACCGATCTCGCCGAACCGATCGTCGAACTCGGCAGCACCGTCGACGACGCGGCTGGCGAGGCCTTCGACAAGGTCGCCCGGCTGCTGGGGCTCGGCTTCCCCGGCGGGCCCGCGCTCGACGCGGCCGCGCGCAGCGGCGATCCGCGCGCGATCGCCTTCCCGCGCGGCATGACCGGGCCGCGCGACGCTCGCCACGACTTCTCCTTCTCCGGCCTCAAGACCGCGGTGGCCCGCTATGTCGAAGCCGCGCAGCGCGAGGGCATCACACCCGATCGGCTGCCGATCCCGGATATCGCCGCCTCCTTCCAGGAAGCGGTGGCCGACGTGCTCACCATGAAGGCGGTGCGCGCGGCGCAGGACGTCGGGGTCGACACCCTGGTGCTCGGCGGCGGCGCCACCGCCAATTCCCGGATTCGGTCATTGGCCGAAGAGCGTTGCGCCGCGGCGGGCATCACCCTGCGGGTGCCCAAGCCGCGGCTGTGCACCGACAACGGGGTGATGATCGCCGCGTTGGGCGCGCATGTGATCGCCGGTGGGGCACAGCCTTCGTCGCTCACCGTCGCCAGCGATCCCGGTCTACCGGTGTCGGTCAGCCAGATCTGCTGAACCGCGGTCGTTCGCCCGACCGGTTCTCACGGCGGAGGTGATAGTGAGCCTCGGCCATGAACCTCGGCCAGGGTGTCACCGGTTCAGGTGGAGGCCCGGCGCGATGGGCCGCCGGTCAGGAGGGGATGTGTCCCCCTGCCGGAATGGGTCGATGAGACGTATGCGCTGGAGCACGCTAGGCGATGCGCTGTTCGCCGGTGGAGCTGTCCGCGGCCGAACCGGATTCGGCGGGCGGGAAGGGGAATCGGGTCCTGGCGGGGGACTGGGGCGGTGTGCTCGGCGCAGGCGAGGTGATCGTGGGCGGGGTGGTGGGACCTTGCCGTTCCGGCTCCTGGGACGCCGGGCCCTGTTCGGGCGCTTGCTGATCCAGCAGGTCGCCCAGCAGTTCGGGGAACGGGATCGGGGGCAGGTTCGGATCGGGCCGCAGCGTCGGCGGGGTGCTGGGCACGAGGGATCCGGTGGGGTCCGGCGTGATCGCGTCCGGGGTGGTTGTCTGCGGTGTCGTCGGGCTTTCGGGGACGACTCCGGGCGCGGGGCCGACGGCCGTTGCGCCGGTCGGCGGCCGGGTGGCGTTCGGCTCGGCGAGGGTCGGTGTGGCCGTGGTCGTCGGGGTGGCGGGCAGGCGGGCGCTGCTGGTGGTGCCGGCCGGGGAGACCTCGTTGTCGGCGGTCGGCACGAGAGTCTTGATGCCGTAGCCGATGATCAGGCCCACCACCACGACGGCACACGCGAGCACGCCCGCCACCTTGGTGAACGTGCTCGCCGAGGACTCCGTGCCGATCTGACCGACCGGAGCCGCCGTCGGCTGCGCGGCGTCGGCGACGAGCGCCGCGCCCTTGGCGATCACGGCTTCCGGATCGTCCACGGTGATCACCGGGAGTTCGAGCTTGCGTCCCAGGGTGTGCGCCAGCGACGGGATGTTGGCGCCGCCGCCGACGAGGGCCACCGCCTCCGGCGCGCGCGCCGAGCGTGCGAAGGCCGCGGCGACGTAGGCCGCGGTGTCGGCGAGCAGGCCGCCGATGAGCACCTCGAAGTCGGCCCTGGTGAGCTTGAGCGGACGGCCCGCCACATGGTCGATCGTGACGGCGGGCGCCACCGACAGATGCTCTTTGGCGGCACGTCCGCGATTGATCAGCATGGCCCGGTTCGGACGGGTGCCGCGGCGGGCGAAGTGCAGGTCGACCAGGTGGTGGTAGATGAGTTCGTCGATGGCGGTGCCGCTGATCGCGTGGGTGCGCTGGGAGTGCAGCACGGTGTCGTCGGCCTGTTCGGCGACGGTCACGCTCATGCCGGTGGCGCCGAGGTCGACCAGGGCGATGGTGTCGTAGCGATCGGTCAGGCCGGTGTGGCGCAGGTAGATCAGCGCCGCCTTCGCCTCGGGGACGAGTTCGAGTTCCCGTCGCCTACCGATGGCCGAACGGATGACCTGGGCCTGCTCTTTGCTGCGGTAGGCGACCGCGACGCTGGTCGGCGGCTGCGCGGGCGCGGGCGTGGCGGTGTCGTGTTCGCCGGCGCGCCGGACACCGGTCGAACGGGTGGGCCATGCGGCATCGTGCCCGGGCGGGGTCACCGGAAGTTGGGTGGTCATCAGGTCGATCGAGGAGGCGACGAGATCACCGATGTCGGAATGAGCGGCGTCCGCCGAGACGACGCGGTAGTCGAAGCTCTTGGCGCCGTTGGCGGCGGTGGCGACCAACGCCGAGCAGACGACTTCGTTTCCGGCGGAGATGCCGAGGGACGTTCGCATGTTCACCTCCCTTCAACGGACGGGCGAGGGGCGCGGGACGATTGGAGCGGCGGGGACGGTGGGGCAGTGGTGCGCAACGCTTCGTGACGGTGCTCCGGCGTCTTCATGAGTTCCGCTTCATGAGTTCCGCGCCGTGAGTCCCGCACCGATGCGGGCAGCGCGGCCCGACGGCCGTGGTCCGGTCGTCGCCCATACTGTCACAATCCGTTATGCGAACGTTACAGTTTCGGCGAACCTATGGAAAGTCGGCGGAAGAATTGGCACCGCCCGGCCTTGAGCGCTGGCACTCTCATGTATAGAGTGCTAGTGACGCGGTTGCCCACCACGGCAACCGATGTCGAACGCAGTTGTGACTACTGAGCAGGGGTCCCGGCACCCGCGACGACGGGGCTATGCGCAGGGTCAACCACCGTGACCGAACCCGATGGTCCGGGACAACAGTCCCGGACGACGTATCCCCTGAAAGTGGAGGGCTCAACGTGGCGAGCGTGAACATCAAGCCGCTCGAGGACAAGATCCTCGTCCAGGCCAACGAGGCCGAGACGACGACTGCCTCCGGCCTGGTCATCCCGGACACGGCGAAGGAGAAGCCGCAGGAAGGCACCGTCGTCGCCGTCGGCCCCGGCCGCTGGGACGACGAGGGCGAAAAGCGCATCCCCCTGGATGTTCAGGAGGGCGACACCGTCATCTACAGCAAGTACGGCGGCACCGAGATCAAGTACCAGGGCGAGGAGTACCTGATCCTCTCCGCGCGCGACGTGCTGGCTGTCGTCAGCAAGTGATCGCGCTCGACGTGGTCCCCTCGGGCCCGCGTCACCCGGCCCCGTCCGGGATCGAGTCGTAGCGACGTGCCCCGGTTCCCCCGCAGCGGGGCCGGGGCACCGTCGTTCCAGCCCCCATTCAAGGAAAAGGACTCATGGCAAAGCAGATCGAGTTCGACGAAAAGGCTCGCCGGGCTCTCGAACGCGGCGTCGACAAGCTCGCCGACGCGGTCAAGGTCACCCTCGGCCCGCGCGGTCGTCACGTGGTGCTCGCCAAGGCGTTCGGCGGACCGACCGTCACCAACGACGGTGTGACCATCGCACGTGACATCGACCTCGAGGATCCCTTCGAGAATCTCGGCGCGCAGCTGGTCAAGAGCGTCGCCACCAAGACCAACGACGTCGCCGGTGACGGCACCACCACGGCCACCGTGCTGGCGCAGGCGCTGGTGCGCGGCGGCCTGAAGAACGTCGCCGCGGGCGCCAACCCCATCACCCTGGGTTCCGGCATCGCCAAGGCCACCGATGTGGTCTCCGAGGCACTGCTGGCCGCCGCCACCCCGGTCTCCGGCGAGCAGGCCATCGCCCAGGTCGCCACCGTGTCCTCGCGGGACGAGGAGATCGGCGAGATGGTCGGCAAGGCGCTGAACACTGTCGGCAAGGACGGCGTGGTCACGGTCGAGGAGTCCTCGACGATGCAGACCGAGCTGGTCGTCACCGAGGGCGTGCAGTTCGACAAGGGCTACCTCTCGCCCTACTTCGTCACCGACACCGACACCCAGCAGGCCGTCTACGAGGACGTCTTCGTCCTGCTGCATCGCGAGAAGATCAGCTCGCTGCCCGACCTGCTGCCGCTGCTGGAGAAGATCGCCGAGGCGGGCAAGCCGGTGCTGATCGTCGCCGAGGATGTCGAAGGCGAAGCGCTGTCGACCCTGGTGGTCAACTCCATCCGCAAGACCCTCAAGGCCGTCGCGGTCAAGGCGCCGTTCTTCGGTGACCGCCGCAAGGCGTTCCTCGACGACCTCGCCGTGGTCACCGCGGGCACCGTGATCAACCCGGATCTGGGCATCACGCTGCGCGAGGCGGGCCTGGATGTGCTCGGCCGGGCACGCCGAGTCGTCGTCACCAAGGACGAGACCACGATCATCGACGGTGCGGGCACCGCCGAGGACATCGCCGCCCGCTCCGCGCAGCTGCGCCGCGAGATCGAGGCGACGGATTCGGACTGGGATCGCGAGAAGCTCGAAGAACGCCTGGCCAAGCTGGCGGGTGGCGTCGCGGTGATCAAGGTCGGCGCGGCTACCGAGACCGCGCTCAAGGAGCGCAAGTACCGGGTCGAGGACGCGGTGAGCGCGGCCAAGGCCGCCGTCGACGAGGGCATCGTGCCCGGCGGCGGCACCGCCCTGGTGCAGGCGGCGACCAAGCTGGTCGAGCTGCGGGACTCGCTGTCCGGCGACGAGGCGGTGGGCGTCGAGGTCGTGCGCAAGGCGCTGCAGGCGCCGCTGTTCTGGATCGCCACCAATGCCGGTCTGGACGGCGCGGTCGTGGTCGCCAGAGTCGCCGAGGGCAAGGAAGGTTTCAACGCCGCGACCCTCACCTACGGTGACCTGCTCACCGACGGTGTCGTCGACCCGGTCAAGGTGACCCGTTCCGCCGTGGTGAACGCCGCCTCGGTGGCGCGCATGGTGCTCACCACCGAGAGCGCCATCGTCGACAAGCCCGCCGAGGAGGCCGACGATCACGGCCACCACGGGCACGCCCACTGATTCACCGATCAGGTCGTGAACCCACGGCGCCCCCGGTCGTTTCGACCGGGGGCGCCGTCGTGTGTGCCCTGAAGGACAGCCGAGACCTCCGCCGCGTGGCCGGGTAGCCGCAGACGCCGTGCGCGGACGCCCCTCGGCATCCGACTGGCGCAGGCGATTCCGACGGTCGCGCGCTCGCAGCAGGCTCGGGGCGAGCGCGGGCGTGCGAGACGGCTGAGGGAAATCCGCGACTGCGGAGAAAAGGACGTCGGGAAGAAGTTTCGAGGAGAAAGGTCCCGGCGGAATGAGATGTCAGGAGAGGGAATTCGAGGACGATGTCCGTCGAAGGGCCTCAGTCCGCGGTCGGAGAGTCATCGGCGGCGACGGCCGCGAGAAGGCGCGCCCGCAAGCCGGGCGGAGGGGCGGTGGCGGTCACCTCCGCCAGCGCGGCCAGGGCGTCCTGGGCGCGTAGCACTTCGGCGCGGAATCCCGCTCTGTCGGCGGGATCCTCGTCATCGAGCGCTTCGTGCAAGGCGTGCTGGTCTTCGTCGTCGATCGATCCGAGCGCGACGGCGTGCGCGAGATCGATCCGGGCTTCGGTCAACTCACGTCACCCCCAAACTTTTCTTCAGTCGTGTCAAACCATCCCTGATCCGGGATTTCACGGTCGGCAGCCCGACCCCGAGGTGCGCGGCGACCTCGGCGTAGGTGCGCCCACCGTAGTAGGCCAGCGAGATGGCCTCGCGCTGGGTCTCGGTGAGATCGGCGAGCCCGGCGAGGACGGCGCGCTGTTCGGATCTGCGCTCGACTTCCTCCACCACCTCGTCGAACTCGTTGTCGCCCACCCGCGCCCCGTAGGTGGCTTCCCGCAGGGTGTGGGCCTGTTCGGCGCGGACGCGGTCGACCGCGCGGCGATGGGCGAGTGTCATCAACCAGGTCATGGCGGAGCCGCGAGTGGAATCGAAATTCCCTGCGTTGCGCCATATCTGGAGGTAGACCTCCTGGGTGGTCTCCTCCGCGTACCCGGGATCTTGGAGCACCCGGAGCACCAGACCGAACACGCGTGAGCTCGTTCGGTCGTACAGTTCTGCGAAAGCGTTCTGGTCGCCCTGGCCGCATCGGCGCAACAGCGCGGCTAGTTCGAGGCTTTCGGCTACGCGTGCCGACACCGCAGACTCCACATCTGGTGGGGTGGCTTCTCTTCGGATCGAGTCGCCCTCTGCGGCCGACGGCCGCGTCGTCACAACGCTCCATTCTGTGTCATCAGTCACTACGTTAGCGCGAAGCTATCGCCGGCGCACCCTGTGGGGTGCCGGAACCGTCGGTGGCTCAGCAATTTTGCGGCTATGTTGTGGCAACTCGCGACACGCCGGGCGTGATGCGAGCCGGCGGCCCGGGGGACGCCCATAGTTGTCGGAAACATGGCCCGAGGCCTCGTGCGTCTCGCCCCAGCCTGTCCGGCCCGTCCCGCCCTCGGCCGTGTGGGCTCCGGAGCGTGTGGGTTCGGGAATGCCTCGCTGGAACGAATGCGGGCCCGACCCGGTGTCGGGTCGGTTTCCGCAAGGCATTCGGCGCAGGTGTGGGCAGTGGATGGGTCGCGGTCTGTCAGACGGCCATGCGGCGACGATTGCGCCGGGCGTGCAATTCGCGTTCGGTCTCGGACATACCACCCCAGATGCCGTAGGGCTCACTCACCTTGAGTGCGTGGCTGCGGCACTGCATCAGCACCGGGCAGGCGCGGCAGATCTCCTTGGCGCGCATCTCGCGTGCGGTGCGAGCCCGGCCGCGTTCGCCGTCGGGGTGGAAGAAGACCGCCGAGTCCACGCCGCGGCAGGAACCGCGCATCTGCCAGTCCCAGACGTCGGCGTTCGGTCCGGGGAGGTGGGTCGGCATGGGCATGGTGAACTCCTTGTGATGCGAGCTCGTCAGCGTCGTCGAGCAGTTGTTTTCTGCACAGTCATCGGGTACGGCCCGATCGGCCGTGGCCGTGGGTCTCGCCCCGCCGGGAGGTCGCTGCAATTTCGCGCGGCGCCCGTCGTGGCGATGAGCTACGTTAGGGCCAGCCGTGAATTTCCGTCAATAGTTCGACGCGCCGGCTTTCCGAATAGGAGAAGGTGAAATTTAACCTCCGCACTGTTTACATTCATCCTTCAGTCCGGTAGTACTGGACGGTTGCCCGATAGAACGCCAGTGTGCGATCGCAATGTGATCCCGCGCGTAATCCCTGGTAGGTCATCATTTTCGGGGGCAGATATGAGTTGGTCGGGCTCGAGGTCGGTTCGAGGGCCGGTGTGCTGGAGATCGCCGAAAGCAGGTTGGGCGGTATGTTTCCAGATGGCGTGAACGGGGCGCGCAGGTAAATTGCGGGAAACGGATGTGAATTCGCGGCGGCGTTGGTCGCACTACTCCTCCGGGAGATTTACCGGATAGAAACATGGCGCCCGAGTGGAAATGCTGACTGTTTGCCGAAGGGGTCACGCCGGTTCCGGTCACGGTGGGGGTCCGGCGTGGCGCGGGTTACGCTGCGGCTCGTGTTCGTACCAGTTCCGCTAGCGGATGCTCGATTCGAAATCCTCGTCGACGCGGCGTTCGGGGCCCGTCCGGCCGAGGCCGCTGTCGGGTTGCCGGCCACCACGGACCCCTTCGCGACCTGGCTGCGAGCCGTCGCGCTCGGTGGTCAGGGCCGATACGCGGCGGCCAGGGCGGAACTGACGCGGGTGTTGCGGAGACCTCTCGATCCAGTGTCGTCGTCACTGGCCGCGAGCACGACAGGATCACTGCTGCGTCAACTGGGTTGGCACGCCGCCGCTTCCGGCTGGGACGGCAGGGCCGCCGCGCTGGTGCTGCCCGGGCTCGTCGCCGCGGACCCCGAGTCCGGCGCAGTGATGCCGGACCGGGTGGACGCCGCGTGCGACGCGCTCACCGGCCTGGCCGCCGACGCGCTCGGCCTGGGCCGGCTGGATCTGGCGGCCCGGCTGCTGGAAAGGGCCTGGGCACTGCTCGGCGACGACGAGAGCGTCCGGGTGCGGGCCCGAATCCGCCTGTGCTGGGTCCGCGCCGAGACCGCGCTGGCGGGCGGCGACGCCGTCCGGGCGCTCCCGCACGCCGAAGCCGGGCTGCGACTGGCCGATACGACACCCTCGGTCCGGCATCG
Encoded here:
- a CDS encoding WhiB family transcriptional regulator; translation: MPMPTHLPGPNADVWDWQMRGSCRGVDSAVFFHPDGERGRARTAREMRAKEICRACPVLMQCRSHALKVSEPYGIWGGMSETERELHARRNRRRMAV
- the sigK gene encoding ECF RNA polymerase sigma factor SigK, coding for MESAVSARVAESLELAALLRRCGQGDQNAFAELYDRTSSRVFGLVLRVLQDPGYAEETTQEVYLQIWRNAGNFDSTRGSAMTWLMTLAHRRAVDRVRAEQAHTLREATYGARVGDNEFDEVVEEVERRSEQRAVLAGLADLTETQREAISLAYYGGRTYAEVAAHLGVGLPTVKSRIRDGLTRLKKSLGVT